GAGGGCGGTTCAGTACAGCGGCTCGACTCCGTGATCCGCCCATTGCCGTCGGCGGAGACCATGGGCAACTGGCCGGTGGCCAAACTGCAGCGTGTGGCTGCGAAATACGGTCGTGGAATGGCGCAACTGGGAGTGCTGATGAGTCTGGCTCCTGTCGCTGATCTGCGGGTGCCCGGCTCCTACATGAAACAGACGATCTGGGGCGATCCTTCGGGTCCAGTCCGAGCCATGTGGGCAAGGACGTCATGGCGTGGTGCTCGTGGTCTGTGCAGAGAGTCGGGGGTCGCTCCGGTCGTCAAGCATTGGCCGGGCCACGGCCATGCCCGTGACACCCACCAGTTCGCGGCCCGCGTCCGCGACCCGCGCCCAACTGAGGAGCGCGCCGACATGGTGCCCTTCGAGGACGCCTTCGCCGCGGGTGTTCCCGCCGTGATGGTCGCGCACGTGCAGTCGCGGGGCCTGACGCCGAACGGTGTTCCCGCCACGCAGTCGCGCAAGGCGATCTCCGTGCTCCGCGGCCAGGCCGGACCCGACACGGTCATCATCACCGACTCTCTGTCCATCGGCGGCGGCATCGTCCGCGCGGGGGCTGACCGAGGCCCAGGCCACCGTCGCCTCCTTGCGTGCCGGTGTCGACTGGGCGATGACCTGCTCGACCGATCCGATCGGAGTCGTCAAGGCCGTCAAGCGCGCGATCGACCGCGGAACGCTCGATCGGGATCAACTGCTGCAGTCCTCAGATCGCATCAGGGCGCTGAAGGACTCGCTGACCTGAA
Above is a genomic segment from Candidatus Nanopelagicales bacterium containing:
- a CDS encoding glycoside hydrolase family 3 N-terminal domain-containing protein; the protein is MRERRHATPDGEGRYGRDIVLLGNDAPSDLRRQLTRVERAAPQGHEPLIASDEEGGSVQRLDSVIRPLPSAETMGNWPVAKLQRVAAKYGRGMAQLGVLMSLAPVADLRVPGSYMKQTIWGDPSGPVRAMWARTSWRGARGLCRESGVAPVVKHWPGHGHARDTHQFAARVRDPRPTEERADMVPFEDAFAAGVPAVMVAHVQSRGLTPNGVPATQSRKAISVLRGQAGPDTVIITDSLSIGGGIVRAGADRGPGHRRLLACRCRLGDDLLDRSDRSRQGRQARDRPRNARSGSTAAVLRSHQGAEGLADL